The following proteins come from a genomic window of Microbacterium sp. JZ31:
- a CDS encoding alpha/beta hydrolase, with product MSTAHRIRNAAIASAVATGLAFSASPAVADEGERILEGRLTDSTPYRFVVPDDWNGTVFVDMDFAAGPVGDAEQALVDAGAAYGGTTRNVTGWNIGGAIANQLEALDVFTAEMGEPDRAITMGNSMGGFVAAATGELHPDRIDGVLAGCGGLSGTVSQWNQKLDTVFVLSELLDPEASLPVVDIPADVPGAQQAWIDHLTAAQATPEGRARIALAAAIGQLPAWSQAIADPSPLDAESYQQAWFGALAGDPLPYIGQAMSSRRTSTLLFGGLPSWNTGIDYAAQLRKASPEARRVVAELYARAGLSLDHDLATVNAADRYEADADAVERFAATYEFTGEISVPTVTLNNVGDQISTVAQQSAYEERVKKAGNASLLRQTYVASAGHCNFTAAETVAAAELLLERLETGRWGGGATVHQLNRAAAALDLGEARFIRFTPDRFNRG from the coding sequence ATGTCCACCGCACATCGGATCAGGAACGCCGCGATCGCATCCGCGGTCGCCACCGGACTGGCCTTCTCGGCGTCGCCCGCCGTGGCAGACGAGGGCGAGCGAATCCTCGAGGGGAGACTGACGGACAGCACGCCATACCGCTTCGTCGTCCCCGACGACTGGAACGGCACCGTGTTCGTCGACATGGACTTCGCAGCCGGGCCGGTCGGCGACGCCGAGCAGGCCCTCGTCGACGCAGGCGCGGCATACGGGGGCACCACGCGGAACGTGACGGGATGGAACATCGGCGGCGCGATCGCGAATCAGCTCGAGGCGCTCGATGTGTTCACCGCCGAGATGGGCGAGCCCGACCGGGCGATCACGATGGGGAACTCGATGGGGGGCTTCGTCGCCGCCGCGACGGGTGAACTGCACCCCGACCGCATCGACGGGGTGCTCGCCGGGTGCGGCGGCCTGTCGGGCACCGTCTCGCAGTGGAATCAGAAGCTCGACACGGTGTTCGTGCTGTCGGAGCTGCTGGATCCTGAGGCGAGCCTCCCCGTCGTCGACATCCCCGCGGATGTTCCCGGCGCTCAGCAGGCGTGGATCGATCACCTCACCGCCGCTCAGGCAACGCCCGAGGGACGGGCCCGCATCGCGCTCGCCGCCGCGATCGGTCAGCTGCCCGCGTGGTCGCAGGCGATCGCGGATCCGTCCCCGCTCGATGCCGAGAGCTACCAACAGGCTTGGTTCGGCGCCCTTGCGGGCGATCCGCTGCCCTACATCGGACAGGCGATGAGCAGCCGCCGAACGAGCACCCTGCTCTTCGGCGGCCTGCCCTCGTGGAACACCGGAATCGACTACGCCGCGCAACTGCGCAAGGCGTCGCCCGAAGCGCGCCGCGTCGTCGCGGAGCTGTACGCACGCGCCGGGCTCAGCCTCGACCACGACCTGGCGACCGTCAATGCCGCCGACCGCTACGAGGCCGACGCCGACGCCGTCGAGCGCTTCGCGGCGACGTACGAGTTCACGGGTGAGATCTCCGTGCCGACCGTGACGCTCAACAACGTCGGAGACCAGATCTCCACGGTCGCGCAGCAGAGCGCGTACGAGGAGCGCGTGAAGAAGGCGGGCAATGCCTCGCTGCTGCGCCAGACGTACGTCGCCTCCGCGGGACACTGCAACTTCACCGCCGCCGAGACTGTCGCCGCTGCTGAGCTCCTGCTGGAGCGGCTCGAGACGGGTCGCTGGGGCGGCGGTGCGACCGTCCATCAGCTGAACCGCGCCGCGGCAGCGCTCGACCTCGGCGAGGCGCGCTTCATCCGCTTCACGCCCGACCGCTTCAACCGAGGCTGA
- a CDS encoding NAD kinase — translation MSHGASSLPGGLATQRERKILVVAHAHREETVDAAVRVTALLRGSGAQPVLAHDDRAELSALAPVLAEVPVLGADVPLDEIDLAIVLGGDGTILRAAELVRDGTAPVLGINMGHVGFLAEIERDAMDSAVQRAVEGDYAVEERLALDVRVKDRSGTVVYETWALNEATVEKDSRERMIEVVMEIDRRPLSTFGADGIVIATPTGSTAYNFSAGGPVIWPTVQAIAVVPLSAHALFARPLVVGPEHAIAVEVLEGGAGASAVLWCDGRRSHPLPPGARVSVRRSPQPVRLARLHPAAFTDRLVRKFKLPVTGWRGPSDPDATGAIDTIAPELATVPEAKE, via the coding sequence ATGTCGCACGGTGCCAGCTCACTTCCCGGCGGACTCGCCACCCAGCGGGAGCGGAAGATCCTGGTGGTCGCGCATGCGCACCGCGAGGAGACCGTCGATGCCGCCGTGCGCGTGACGGCGCTGCTGCGCGGGTCCGGTGCCCAGCCGGTGCTCGCGCACGACGACCGAGCCGAGCTGTCGGCCCTCGCGCCCGTGCTGGCGGAGGTGCCCGTGCTCGGCGCCGACGTGCCGCTCGATGAGATCGATCTCGCGATCGTGCTGGGCGGCGACGGCACCATCCTGCGCGCCGCCGAGCTGGTGCGCGACGGCACGGCGCCCGTGCTCGGCATCAACATGGGCCACGTCGGCTTCCTCGCCGAGATCGAGCGCGACGCGATGGACTCGGCCGTGCAGCGGGCCGTGGAAGGCGACTACGCGGTCGAGGAGCGGCTCGCGCTCGACGTCCGCGTGAAGGACCGCTCGGGCACCGTCGTCTACGAGACGTGGGCGCTGAACGAGGCGACGGTCGAGAAGGACAGTCGCGAGCGCATGATCGAGGTCGTCATGGAGATCGACAGGCGGCCGCTGTCGACGTTCGGTGCCGACGGGATCGTGATCGCGACGCCGACCGGATCCACCGCCTACAACTTCTCGGCCGGAGGCCCCGTGATCTGGCCGACCGTGCAGGCGATCGCGGTCGTGCCGCTGTCGGCCCACGCGCTGTTCGCGCGCCCGCTCGTCGTGGGCCCCGAGCACGCGATCGCGGTCGAGGTGCTCGAGGGCGGCGCCGGGGCGTCCGCCGTGCTGTGGTGCGACGGCCGTCGCTCGCATCCGCTGCCTCCGGGTGCGCGGGTGTCGGTTCGGCGCTCGCCGCAGCCGGTGCGGCTCGCGCGCCTGCACCCGGCGGCGTTCACGGACCGCCTGGTGCGCAAGTTCAAGCTGCCCGTGACCGGATGGCGCGGCCCGAGCGATCCCGACGCCACGGGAGCGATCGACACGATCGCGCCGGAGCTCGCCACCGTCCCCGAGGCGAAGGAGTGA
- the tyrS gene encoding tyrosine--tRNA ligase, with amino-acid sequence MTAENVAAPAIDPSFDTILDELIWRGLIHVSTDQDALRELLAGPPIVYYCGFDPTAPSLHLGNLVQLLTMRRLQLAGHRPLGLVGGSTGLIGDPRPTAERTLNTPETVAEWVTKLRAQVERFLDFEGDNAAQIVNNLDWTAPLSAIDFLREIGKHFRVGTMLKKDAVSARLNSDAGISYTEFSYQILQGLDYLELHRQYGCVLQTGGSDQWGNLTSGVDLIHRVEGVSVHAIGTPLITNSDGTKFGKSEGNAIWLDAEMCSPYAMYQFWLNTDDADVIARLKVFTFLTRAEIAEYERLVAEEPFRRAAQKRLAREVVTTVHGEEATAAAIAASEALFGAGDLAALDAGTLAAALRELPHAEVPAGTPVVQALVSTGLVSSVSEARRAISQGGVSLDGEKISTEEATVTGGLPGGVSVLRRGKKALAGLFVG; translated from the coding sequence GTGACCGCTGAGAACGTCGCCGCACCGGCGATCGACCCCTCTTTCGACACCATCCTGGATGAGCTGATCTGGCGCGGGTTGATCCACGTGTCGACCGACCAGGACGCGCTGCGCGAGCTGCTCGCCGGACCCCCGATCGTCTACTACTGCGGCTTCGACCCGACGGCGCCGAGCCTGCACCTCGGAAACCTCGTGCAGCTGCTCACGATGCGTCGCCTGCAGCTCGCCGGTCATCGCCCGCTGGGGCTCGTCGGCGGCTCCACCGGTCTGATCGGCGACCCGCGGCCGACAGCGGAGCGCACGCTGAATACGCCCGAGACCGTGGCTGAATGGGTCACGAAGCTGCGCGCGCAGGTCGAGCGCTTCCTCGACTTCGAGGGAGACAACGCCGCGCAGATCGTGAACAACCTCGACTGGACCGCTCCGCTCAGCGCGATCGACTTCCTGCGGGAGATCGGCAAGCACTTCCGTGTCGGCACGATGCTGAAGAAGGACGCCGTCAGCGCGCGCCTGAACTCCGATGCCGGCATCAGCTACACCGAGTTCAGCTACCAGATCCTGCAGGGCCTGGATTACCTCGAGCTGCATCGCCAGTACGGCTGCGTGCTGCAGACGGGCGGCAGCGACCAGTGGGGCAACCTGACGAGTGGTGTGGACCTCATCCACCGCGTCGAAGGCGTCTCGGTGCACGCCATCGGCACGCCGCTCATCACGAACAGCGACGGCACCAAGTTCGGCAAGAGCGAGGGCAACGCGATCTGGCTCGACGCCGAGATGTGCAGCCCCTACGCGATGTACCAGTTCTGGCTCAACACGGACGACGCGGATGTGATCGCGCGCCTGAAGGTGTTCACGTTCCTGACGCGCGCCGAGATCGCGGAGTACGAGCGGCTCGTCGCCGAGGAGCCGTTCCGGCGGGCGGCGCAGAAGCGCCTGGCGCGGGAGGTCGTGACGACGGTGCACGGCGAGGAGGCGACGGCCGCGGCCATCGCCGCGTCCGAGGCGCTGTTCGGCGCGGGCGATCTCGCCGCGCTGGACGCCGGCACGCTCGCTGCGGCGCTGCGCGAGCTGCCGCACGCGGAGGTGCCGGCCGGCACTCCCGTCGTGCAGGCGCTCGTGTCGACCGGGCTCGTGTCGTCCGTCTCCGAGGCGCGGCGGGCGATCTCGCAGGGCGGCGTCTCGCTCGACGGCGAGAAGATCTCGACCGAGGAGGCGACGGTCACCGGCGGCCTCCCCGGGGGAGTGTCGGTGCTGCGCCGCGGGAAGAAGGCGCTGGCCGGGCTTTTCGTCGGGTGA
- a CDS encoding CTP synthase, producing the protein MQTPGAGSETTTKQIFVTGGVVSSLGKGLTAASLGNLLTARGLHVVMQKLDPYLNVDPGTMNPFQHGEVFVTDDGAETDLDIGHYERFLGVNLSQAANVTTGQIYSQVIAKERRGEYLGDTVQVIPHITDEIKRRMRLQAQADPKPDVIITEVGGTVGDIESQPFLEAARQLRHELGRDSVFFVHVSLVPFMGASGEQKTKPTQHSVAALRQVGIQPDALVLRSDRPVSESNRNKIALMCDVDVEGVINTVDLPSIYDIPSTLNDQGLDSYIVRRLGLGEKAGEVDWTRWNTVLQSVHNPKLEVTVGLVGKYIDLPDAYLSVTEALKAGGFAHEVKVIIRWIPSDTCETPEGAARQLADLDAICVPGGFGIRGIEGKLGALRFAREQGIPALGLCLGLQCMVIEYARNVAGIEGASSSEFDPETPAAVIATMAEQVDILAGGDLGGTMRLGLYPAKLDEGSIVAEVYGSTQVEERHRHRYEVNNAYRAQIAEAGLVFSGINPDLNLVEFIELPRDVHPYYVATQAHPELRSRPTEPHPLFRGLVGAAVDRHRASELFEVETA; encoded by the coding sequence ATGCAGACACCTGGCGCGGGATCCGAGACCACCACCAAGCAGATCTTCGTGACGGGTGGTGTCGTCTCCTCTCTCGGCAAGGGACTCACCGCGGCGAGCCTCGGCAATCTGCTGACGGCCCGCGGCTTGCACGTCGTGATGCAGAAGCTCGATCCGTATCTGAACGTGGATCCGGGCACCATGAATCCGTTCCAGCACGGCGAGGTGTTCGTCACCGACGACGGTGCCGAGACCGACCTCGACATCGGCCACTACGAGCGCTTCCTCGGTGTGAACCTCAGCCAGGCCGCCAACGTCACGACCGGCCAGATCTACTCGCAGGTGATCGCCAAGGAGCGTCGCGGCGAGTACCTCGGTGACACCGTGCAGGTCATCCCGCACATCACGGACGAGATCAAGCGCCGCATGCGGCTGCAGGCGCAGGCGGACCCGAAGCCCGACGTGATCATCACCGAGGTCGGCGGCACGGTCGGCGACATCGAGTCGCAGCCGTTCCTGGAGGCCGCTCGTCAGCTGCGTCACGAGCTCGGGCGCGACAGCGTCTTCTTCGTGCACGTCTCGCTCGTGCCGTTCATGGGCGCCTCCGGCGAGCAGAAGACCAAGCCGACGCAGCACTCGGTCGCGGCCCTGCGCCAGGTCGGCATTCAGCCCGATGCGCTCGTGCTGCGCAGCGACCGCCCGGTGAGCGAGTCGAACCGCAACAAGATCGCGCTGATGTGCGACGTCGACGTCGAGGGCGTCATCAACACGGTCGATCTGCCGAGCATCTACGACATCCCCTCGACCCTGAACGACCAGGGCCTCGACTCGTACATCGTGCGCCGCCTGGGGCTCGGCGAGAAGGCCGGCGAGGTCGACTGGACGCGCTGGAACACCGTGCTGCAGTCGGTGCACAACCCGAAGCTCGAGGTCACGGTCGGTCTCGTCGGCAAGTACATCGACCTGCCCGACGCGTACCTCTCGGTCACCGAGGCGCTGAAGGCCGGCGGCTTCGCGCATGAGGTCAAGGTCATCATCCGCTGGATCCCGTCCGACACGTGCGAGACGCCCGAGGGTGCCGCGCGGCAGCTGGCCGATCTCGACGCGATCTGCGTGCCCGGAGGCTTCGGCATCCGCGGCATCGAGGGCAAGCTCGGCGCGCTGCGCTTCGCGCGCGAGCAGGGCATCCCGGCGCTCGGCCTGTGCCTGGGCCTGCAGTGCATGGTCATCGAGTACGCGCGGAACGTCGCGGGCATCGAGGGCGCGTCGTCGAGCGAGTTCGATCCCGAGACCCCGGCGGCCGTGATCGCGACCATGGCGGAGCAGGTCGACATCCTGGCGGGCGGCGACCTCGGCGGCACCATGCGTCTGGGCCTGTACCCGGCGAAGCTCGACGAGGGCTCGATCGTCGCCGAGGTGTACGGGTCCACGCAGGTGGAGGAGCGCCACCGCCACCGCTACGAGGTCAACAACGCCTACCGCGCGCAGATCGCCGAGGCGGGCCTGGTGTTCTCCGGCATCAACCCCGACCTGAACCTCGTCGAGTTCATCGAGCTGCCGCGCGACGTGCACCCGTACTACGTCGCGACGCAGGCGCACCCCGAGCTGCGCTCTCGGCCGACCGAGCCGCACCCGCTGTTCCGCGGCCTCGTCGGCGCGGCGGTCGACCGCCACCGCGCGAGCGAGCTGTTCGAGGTGGAGACCGCCTGA
- a CDS encoding TlyA family RNA methyltransferase codes for MTQRLDAALAARGLARSRTHAAALIDEGRVQVAGRVAAKASIKVDDAAEITVTAQDHYVSRGAHKLIAALDGFGIEVAGRTALDMGASTGGFTQVLRERGADPVIAVDVGHGQLAPQIAIDAGVRSVEGFNVRYMTAESLASASGVSAPPSVVTGDLSFISLTQILPAVAQVVAPDADIVLLVKPQFEVGRSKIGGGVVTDAGLRADAVTEVLFTAGDLGLGTLGVLPSPLHGTHGNVETLIHIAPGRGTDPSEWKTTIERCCAG; via the coding sequence ATGACGCAGCGCCTCGACGCCGCACTCGCCGCACGCGGACTGGCGCGCTCGCGCACGCACGCCGCGGCGCTGATCGACGAGGGACGCGTGCAGGTCGCCGGACGCGTCGCGGCCAAGGCCTCCATCAAGGTCGACGACGCGGCGGAGATCACCGTCACGGCGCAGGATCACTACGTCAGCCGCGGCGCGCACAAGCTCATCGCGGCTCTGGACGGCTTCGGCATCGAGGTGGCCGGACGCACCGCTCTCGACATGGGCGCGTCGACGGGAGGCTTCACGCAGGTGCTGCGCGAGCGCGGCGCGGATCCGGTCATCGCCGTCGACGTCGGGCACGGCCAGCTCGCGCCCCAGATCGCGATCGACGCGGGCGTCCGCTCGGTGGAGGGCTTCAACGTCCGATACATGACGGCCGAGAGCCTCGCGTCCGCAAGCGGGGTGAGCGCACCGCCGTCCGTCGTGACGGGCGATCTGTCCTTCATCTCCCTCACGCAGATCCTGCCGGCGGTCGCGCAGGTCGTCGCCCCCGACGCCGACATCGTGCTGCTCGTGAAGCCGCAGTTCGAGGTGGGCAGGTCCAAGATCGGCGGGGGAGTCGTGACCGACGCGGGCCTGCGCGCCGACGCGGTGACCGAGGTGCTGTTCACGGCCGGGGATCTCGGGCTCGGCACGCTCGGCGTGCTGCCGTCGCCCCTCCACGGCACGCATGGGAATGTGGAGACGCTCATCCACATCGCTCCGGGCCGTGGGACGGATCCGTCAGAATGGAAGACCACGATCGAGCGGTGCTGCGCCGGATGA
- a CDS encoding alpha/beta hydrolase-fold protein yields MNSRTITARQRILAISAAACTAAATALATAPAAAAADLPLEIPAPAPPAALFDEPALPGADGWAFSEAFSRTSGTARYDDGALLWTDWLFDDTGDGSFTYTDEAAHANGSDVFRAGVAAKGRSSFWRVDFTTLADPDLPIAVWALDTDADPTTGTATWPGNAGVTSPGSDAFLIVSSRGVRLETATGQRRELTELGAALTVDEEAKSFVAEIPRSLLRINGVWNVRLATGIADESGLGFVPAPQRSDMRVYNAAFRTDVQEGARLPGPGMATSWNNGAQSRALAEGDLAPFALELDWRRIARGEVEDEPLPTGFSTRWYVSSVDLGPGVHPDVRQPPGQPPTADPRVYGRVQPYLVYVPTTYDPSHPAPLSILLHGGGGNHNGFRGAKEDDVFGPVCEERGSVCVSPLGRGDGTWYVNEAELDVWEVWNRTAQTYAIDGTRTVVAGHSMGGVGATRLATNYPAVFAGVGIVSGAGYRNAGGARDDAQDLLRVENLANTAVFMDAGTDDVAQGNTRSWGAAFEAAEVPYRVHYYGGATHGQFQWLGWREFAEYLDGAVIDPQPSHIAFRWDPAEQRDSLGLTIDEAHWVNGLTARDADGRWSRIEARSGALDTVLSEPVVSTDTRTYGDYETEVRQLVLQPVGAREPVDELDLALTNVATATVSLDDAGLTGDVTVRVSTDGASEVRFRQGDTERVKRITAGEHVLTVHRE; encoded by the coding sequence GTGAACAGCCGCACGATCACGGCCAGGCAGCGGATCCTCGCGATCTCCGCCGCCGCCTGCACCGCAGCAGCGACCGCTCTCGCCACCGCTCCCGCCGCGGCAGCGGCCGACCTTCCTCTCGAGATCCCGGCGCCGGCGCCGCCTGCGGCCCTCTTCGACGAGCCCGCGCTGCCCGGCGCCGATGGCTGGGCGTTCTCCGAGGCGTTCTCGCGCACGTCCGGCACGGCCCGGTACGACGACGGGGCGTTGCTGTGGACCGACTGGCTGTTCGACGACACCGGCGACGGGTCCTTCACCTACACCGACGAGGCAGCCCACGCCAACGGCTCGGATGTGTTCCGCGCCGGCGTCGCCGCGAAGGGACGGTCGTCCTTCTGGCGCGTGGACTTCACGACCCTCGCCGATCCCGATCTCCCGATCGCGGTATGGGCGCTGGATACCGATGCAGACCCGACGACGGGCACGGCGACATGGCCGGGGAACGCGGGCGTCACCTCACCCGGCTCGGACGCCTTCCTGATCGTGTCCTCCCGGGGCGTGCGGCTGGAGACGGCCACGGGCCAGCGGCGCGAACTCACCGAGCTGGGCGCCGCCCTGACCGTCGACGAGGAGGCGAAGTCCTTCGTCGCCGAGATCCCCCGGTCCCTCCTCCGCATCAACGGCGTCTGGAACGTGCGCCTTGCCACCGGAATCGCCGACGAGAGCGGCCTCGGGTTCGTCCCGGCACCGCAGCGATCGGATATGCGCGTGTACAACGCCGCGTTCCGCACAGACGTGCAGGAGGGCGCGCGGCTCCCTGGGCCCGGCATGGCGACGAGCTGGAACAACGGCGCTCAGAGCCGGGCGCTCGCGGAGGGAGACCTTGCGCCGTTCGCTCTCGAGCTGGACTGGCGCCGGATCGCCCGGGGCGAGGTCGAGGACGAGCCGCTCCCGACGGGCTTCTCCACGCGGTGGTACGTGTCGTCGGTGGATCTCGGGCCCGGCGTGCATCCCGACGTCCGGCAGCCCCCCGGCCAGCCCCCGACCGCCGACCCGCGCGTGTACGGGCGGGTGCAGCCCTACCTCGTCTACGTGCCGACGACCTACGATCCGTCGCATCCCGCTCCCCTGTCGATCCTGCTTCACGGCGGCGGCGGAAACCACAACGGCTTCCGCGGTGCGAAGGAGGACGACGTGTTCGGCCCGGTCTGCGAGGAGCGCGGCTCCGTCTGCGTCTCACCGCTCGGGCGAGGCGACGGCACGTGGTACGTCAACGAAGCCGAGCTCGATGTCTGGGAGGTATGGAACAGGACTGCGCAGACCTACGCCATCGACGGGACTCGCACCGTGGTCGCCGGCCATTCGATGGGCGGCGTCGGGGCGACCCGCCTCGCCACCAACTATCCCGCCGTCTTCGCGGGCGTCGGGATCGTCTCAGGAGCGGGCTACCGTAACGCCGGGGGCGCGCGAGACGACGCCCAGGACCTGCTGCGGGTCGAGAATCTCGCCAACACGGCAGTGTTCATGGACGCGGGCACGGACGACGTCGCCCAGGGCAACACGCGGTCGTGGGGCGCGGCGTTCGAGGCGGCGGAGGTGCCGTACCGCGTTCACTACTACGGCGGCGCGACGCATGGTCAATTCCAGTGGCTGGGCTGGCGCGAGTTCGCCGAGTACCTCGACGGGGCGGTGATCGACCCGCAGCCGTCGCACATCGCCTTCCGGTGGGATCCTGCTGAGCAGCGGGATTCGCTCGGGCTGACGATCGACGAGGCCCACTGGGTGAACGGCCTGACGGCCCGCGACGCGGACGGCAGGTGGAGCCGCATCGAAGCGCGTTCCGGCGCCCTCGACACGGTGCTCAGCGAGCCTGTGGTCAGCACGGACACCAGGACGTACGGCGACTACGAGACCGAGGTGCGTCAGCTCGTCCTTCAGCCCGTCGGCGCGCGGGAACCGGTCGACGAGCTCGATCTGGCGCTCACCAACGTCGCCACCGCCACCGTGAGCCTGGACGATGCAGGACTCACGGGCGACGTCACGGTTCGGGTCTCGACCGACGGCGCGTCGGAGGTGCGCTTCCGCCAGGGCGACACGGAACGTGTGAAGAGAATCACGGCCGGCGAGCACGTGCTGACCGTGCATCGCGAGTGA
- a CDS encoding HAD-IIA family hydrolase has translation MALFSKRPAARTPLDGVDVVLADLDGVVYAGPGALPHAVESLKRAASEGRRLGYITNNASRTDATVAAHLVELGLHTRPDEVVTSPQAAMRLLVQRVAAGSTVLVVGGEGLVVEVEKAGFVVTRSAEDEPAAVVQGFAPEVSWTELAEAAFALQLPEDEGGIPWIATNTDWTIPQARGIAPGNGTLVSAVHTAVGRLATVAGKPEAPIFHEAVARFGATSPLFIGDRLDTDILGANRAGVPSALVLTGIDRPKHVLAAPPDSRPTYIVADLRELFEPYPEARLKGDTVWVRDAAVRIEGPDVRIVAEGAQIDLLRAAARAIWDTGRQIFGFRVPEQLYADPFSAARR, from the coding sequence ATGGCGCTCTTTTCTAAGCGTCCGGCGGCGCGCACGCCGCTGGACGGCGTGGACGTGGTGCTCGCCGACCTCGACGGCGTGGTCTACGCCGGTCCCGGCGCGCTGCCGCATGCCGTCGAGAGCCTGAAGCGCGCCGCGTCCGAGGGGCGCCGCCTGGGCTACATCACCAACAACGCCTCGCGCACGGATGCCACCGTGGCCGCCCACCTCGTCGAGCTGGGTCTGCACACGCGTCCCGACGAGGTCGTGACCAGCCCGCAGGCCGCCATGCGCCTGCTCGTTCAGCGCGTCGCGGCGGGGTCCACGGTGCTGGTCGTCGGCGGCGAGGGGCTCGTGGTCGAGGTCGAGAAGGCGGGTTTCGTCGTCACGCGCAGTGCGGAAGACGAGCCTGCTGCGGTCGTGCAGGGTTTCGCGCCCGAGGTCTCGTGGACCGAGCTCGCCGAGGCGGCCTTCGCGCTGCAGCTTCCCGAAGACGAGGGCGGCATCCCCTGGATCGCCACCAACACCGACTGGACGATCCCGCAGGCGCGCGGGATCGCGCCGGGCAACGGCACGCTCGTGTCCGCCGTCCACACGGCGGTCGGCCGGCTGGCGACCGTGGCGGGCAAGCCCGAGGCGCCCATCTTCCACGAGGCGGTCGCGCGCTTCGGCGCCACGTCGCCGCTGTTCATCGGCGACCGGCTCGACACCGACATCCTGGGCGCGAATCGCGCGGGCGTGCCGTCGGCGCTCGTCCTCACGGGCATCGACCGGCCCAAGCACGTGCTCGCGGCGCCGCCCGACAGTCGCCCGACGTACATCGTCGCCGACCTGCGCGAGCTCTTCGAGCCGTACCCCGAGGCGCGTCTGAAGGGCGACACCGTGTGGGTGCGCGATGCGGCCGTCCGGATCGAGGGCCCGGACGTGCGGATCGTCGCCGAAGGCGCGCAGATCGATCTGCTCCGCGCCGCGGCGAGGGCGATCTGGGACACCGGCCGCCAGATCTTCGGGTTCCGCGTCCCCGAGCAGCTGTACGCGGACCCCTTCAGCGCGGCGCGTCGCTGA
- the argH gene encoding argininosuccinate lyase: MSDAEQHGTNEGALWGARFATGPSPELQELSRSTHFDWRLALYDIAGSHAHAKALAAAGYLEADEERRMHEGLDALARGIQDGTLQARPGDEDVHGALEAALIDVVGPELGGRLRAGRSRNDQIATLVRMYLLDHARVIAKDVLALIDALVAQADAHPDVILPGRTHLQHAQPVLLAHHLQAHAWPLVRDLERLGDWRVRAAVSPYGGGALAGSTLGLDPQLVASELGLDRPAENSLDGTAARDVVAEFAFIAAQIGIDLSRFAEEIILWNTREFGFVTLDDGYSTGSSIMPQKKNPDIAELARGKAGRLVGNLTGLLTTLKGLPLAYNRDLQEDKEPVFDSVDTLEVVLPAFTGMVATLRFDADRMAQLAPQGFSLATDVAEWLVKRRVPFRDAHEISGALVRACEQEGIGLEDASDELLARVSEHLTPEVRQVLSIAGSVASRTGTGGTAPERVAEQRAELVTRSQAAVHALGL; encoded by the coding sequence ATGAGCGACGCCGAGCAGCACGGAACCAACGAGGGCGCACTGTGGGGCGCGCGCTTCGCGACGGGGCCGTCGCCCGAGCTGCAGGAGCTGAGCCGCTCGACGCACTTCGACTGGCGCCTCGCGCTGTACGACATCGCGGGGTCGCACGCGCACGCCAAGGCGCTCGCCGCGGCCGGCTACCTCGAGGCCGACGAGGAGCGGCGCATGCACGAGGGCCTGGATGCACTGGCACGCGGCATCCAGGACGGCACGCTGCAGGCGCGTCCCGGTGACGAGGACGTGCACGGCGCGCTCGAGGCCGCGCTGATCGACGTCGTCGGCCCAGAGCTGGGCGGACGCCTGCGCGCGGGCCGCAGCCGCAACGACCAGATCGCGACGCTCGTGCGGATGTACCTGCTGGATCACGCCCGCGTGATCGCGAAGGACGTGCTCGCGCTGATCGACGCGCTCGTGGCGCAGGCCGACGCGCACCCCGACGTCATCCTCCCCGGTCGCACGCACCTGCAGCACGCGCAGCCCGTGCTGCTCGCGCACCACCTGCAGGCCCACGCGTGGCCGCTCGTGCGCGACCTCGAGCGCCTGGGCGACTGGCGTGTCCGCGCCGCGGTGTCCCCGTACGGCGGCGGCGCGCTCGCCGGGTCGACCCTCGGGCTCGACCCGCAGCTCGTCGCGAGCGAGCTCGGCCTCGACCGCCCCGCCGAGAACTCGCTCGACGGCACCGCCGCGCGCGACGTGGTCGCGGAGTTCGCGTTCATCGCGGCGCAGATCGGCATCGACCTGTCGCGCTTCGCGGAGGAGATCATCCTCTGGAACACGCGCGAGTTCGGCTTCGTGACGCTCGACGACGGGTACTCGACCGGCTCGAGCATCATGCCGCAGAAGAAGAACCCCGACATCGCCGAGCTCGCGCGCGGCAAGGCGGGACGCCTCGTCGGCAACCTGACCGGGCTGCTCACGACCCTCAAGGGCCTGCCGCTCGCGTACAACCGCGACCTGCAGGAGGACAAGGAGCCCGTGTTCGACTCGGTCGACACGCTCGAAGTCGTGCTTCCCGCCTTCACCGGCATGGTCGCGACGCTGCGCTTCGACGCCGACCGGATGGCGCAGCTCGCGCCGCAGGGCTTCTCGCTCGCGACGGACGTCGCCGAGTGGCTCGTGAAGCGCCGGGTGCCGTTCCGCGACGCGCATGAGATCTCGGGCGCGCTCGTGCGCGCGTGCGAGCAGGAGGGCATCGGCCTCGAGGACGCGTCGGACGAGCTGCTCGCACGGGTCTCCGAGCACCTGACGCCCGAGGTCCGGCAGGTGCTGTCGATCGCCGGATCCGTCGCGAGCCGCACGGGTACCGGCGGCACCGCCCCGGAGCGCGTCGCGGAGCAGCGCGCCGAGCTCGTCACCCGGTCCCAGGCGGCGGTGCACGCGCTCGGTCTCTAG